One window of Burkholderia cepacia GG4 genomic DNA carries:
- a CDS encoding propionyl-CoA synthetase, producing the protein MATQKPNIFDEMHTRSLTDPEGFWDEAAQGISWYKPWTKVLDDSNAPFYRWFVGGELNTCYNAVDRHVEDGCGAQAAIIYDSPVTDTVQTITYAELQDLVAHFAGALRAQGVEKGDRVLLYMPMIPQSVVAMLACARLGAVHSVVFGGFAPNELATRIDDATPKVIVAASCGIEPNRVVEYKPMLDAAIDQAEHKPDGVIVFQRPQAIAPMVDGRDIDWNTAVAQALPADCVPVRATDPLYILYTSGTTGQPKGVVRDNGGHAVALRWTMEYFYDVQPGEVYWAASDVGWVVGHSYIVYGPLLAGCTTVVFEGKPVGTPDAGTFWRVIAQHKVTTLFTAPTAFRAIKREDPDARHLGKHDLSHFRALFLAGERSDPDTLRWAEDNLKVPVIDHWWQTETGWAVAGNPLGVHLFPIKYGSAARAMPGWDVRVLNGNQDDVPRGDIGALCVKLPLPPGALPTLWNADERFKKSYLHAYSGYYQTGDAGFIDEDGYVHVMARTDDIINVAGHRLSTGAMEEVLANHKDVAECAVIGVADGLKGQVPLGFLCLKVGVMRPHEEIVKEVVQLVREQIGPVADFKRAVVVDRLPKTRSGKILRGTMQKIANGEEYKTPATIDDPEVLPEISKALHSGGYSKSGVPK; encoded by the coding sequence ATGGCTACACAAAAACCTAACATATTTGACGAAATGCATACCCGTTCCCTGACGGATCCCGAAGGCTTTTGGGATGAGGCGGCGCAGGGGATCAGCTGGTACAAGCCGTGGACCAAGGTGCTAGACGATAGCAACGCGCCGTTCTACCGTTGGTTCGTGGGTGGAGAGCTCAACACCTGCTACAACGCGGTGGATCGGCATGTGGAGGATGGGTGTGGTGCTCAGGCGGCAATCATCTATGACAGCCCAGTCACTGACACTGTACAGACTATCACCTACGCCGAACTGCAAGATCTTGTGGCGCACTTTGCGGGTGCGCTGAGGGCTCAGGGTGTGGAAAAGGGCGATCGGGTACTGCTCTACATGCCCATGATCCCGCAGTCGGTGGTCGCCATGCTGGCCTGTGCCAGGCTGGGAGCCGTCCATTCGGTGGTGTTTGGCGGCTTTGCACCGAACGAACTCGCGACCCGCATCGACGACGCCACACCCAAGGTAATCGTCGCCGCGTCCTGCGGTATCGAGCCGAATCGGGTCGTGGAGTACAAGCCCATGCTTGACGCCGCCATCGACCAGGCTGAACACAAGCCGGACGGCGTCATTGTTTTCCAGCGTCCGCAGGCCATCGCGCCGATGGTCGACGGCCGCGACATTGACTGGAACACGGCGGTGGCGCAAGCATTGCCGGCGGATTGTGTACCTGTGAGGGCGACCGATCCGCTCTATATCCTCTACACGTCCGGCACCACTGGGCAGCCCAAGGGCGTGGTGCGGGACAACGGTGGCCACGCGGTGGCTTTGCGCTGGACCATGGAGTACTTCTACGACGTGCAACCCGGCGAGGTCTATTGGGCCGCGTCGGATGTGGGTTGGGTTGTGGGGCATTCCTACATTGTTTACGGGCCCTTGCTGGCCGGTTGCACCACTGTGGTCTTTGAAGGAAAGCCGGTGGGCACGCCCGATGCCGGAACCTTTTGGCGTGTGATCGCCCAGCACAAAGTCACCACACTCTTCACGGCTCCCACCGCATTCCGCGCCATCAAGCGCGAGGATCCGGACGCCAGGCATCTCGGGAAGCACGACCTGTCACATTTCCGCGCTTTGTTCTTGGCGGGTGAGCGTTCTGATCCCGACACCTTGCGCTGGGCGGAGGACAACCTCAAGGTGCCGGTGATTGACCACTGGTGGCAGACCGAAACCGGGTGGGCGGTTGCTGGAAATCCGCTGGGCGTGCACCTATTCCCGATTAAGTACGGTTCCGCGGCGCGCGCGATGCCGGGTTGGGATGTGAGGGTGCTGAATGGAAATCAGGATGACGTGCCGCGCGGCGACATCGGCGCTTTGTGTGTGAAGCTGCCGTTGCCGCCAGGCGCCTTGCCTACACTGTGGAACGCGGACGAGCGCTTCAAAAAATCCTATCTCCACGCTTACTCTGGCTACTACCAGACGGGAGACGCAGGTTTCATCGATGAGGACGGCTATGTCCACGTCATGGCACGAACCGACGACATCATCAACGTCGCCGGCCACCGCCTGTCGACTGGCGCCATGGAAGAAGTGCTGGCCAACCACAAGGACGTCGCCGAATGCGCAGTGATCGGAGTGGCCGACGGGCTGAAAGGCCAGGTACCACTGGGTTTCCTGTGCCTCAAGGTGGGCGTCATGCGCCCCCACGAAGAGATCGTGAAGGAAGTAGTCCAACTTGTGCGTGAGCAAATAGGCCCGGTCGCCGACTTCAAGCGTGCCGTGGTGGTTGACCGTCTTCCGAAGACTCGCTCGGGAAAGATCCTGCGCGGCACCATGCAGAAGATCGCTAATGGTGAGGAATACAAGACACCCGCCACTATCGACGACCCGGAAGTTTTGCCGGAGATCAGCAAGGCATTGCACAGCGGGGGGTATTCCAAGAGTGGAGTTCCTAAGTAG
- a CDS encoding gamma-glutamylcyclotransferase family protein, with product MLNQNEFLYFAYGSNMSAERLAARTPSARVVATGFLPGYRLVFDKISRKDGSGKCDCEKTDARDDRVHGVLYAIEVTDRHALDKAEGAGTGYDPCEVDVETENGVLKAVTYIATNKQPGLLPYHWYKRHVLTGARQAHLPAEYIAGLEQVESVEDPDSARAARESRIYGTPTS from the coding sequence ATGCTCAATCAGAACGAATTCCTTTACTTTGCATACGGGTCGAACATGAGTGCTGAGCGCCTTGCCGCGCGAACCCCATCGGCACGGGTGGTTGCAACCGGGTTCTTGCCCGGCTATCGCCTCGTGTTCGACAAAATCAGCCGCAAGGACGGCTCCGGCAAATGCGACTGCGAAAAGACTGACGCGAGAGATGATCGTGTGCATGGGGTCCTCTACGCCATTGAGGTCACCGACCGCCACGCTCTTGACAAGGCGGAAGGTGCCGGCACTGGATATGACCCATGTGAAGTTGATGTTGAGACGGAGAACGGAGTACTCAAGGCAGTCACCTATATCGCCACCAACAAGCAACCAGGACTCCTCCCCTATCACTGGTACAAGCGCCACGTGCTGACCGGCGCACGACAGGCGCATCTCCCAGCGGAGTACATCGCTGGCCTCGAGCAAGTCGAATCTGTCGAAGATCCCGACTCAGCCCGGGCCGCGCGAGAAAGCCGTATCTACGGCACGCCGACCTCATAA
- a CDS encoding UvrD-helicase domain-containing protein, translating into MRDALADELDLVMVDEFQDTSPLQPALFVELAGLARRSVWVGDPKQAIYGFRGTNASLIAGVLSAIESWGGKIGESLTISRRSTPALVSLTNAVFAPAFSEELPPEEVS; encoded by the coding sequence ATCCGCGATGCGCTGGCCGATGAACTCGACCTCGTAATGGTCGATGAATTTCAAGATACGAGCCCGTTGCAACCGGCGCTGTTCGTCGAGTTGGCCGGGCTCGCGCGTCGCTCTGTCTGGGTCGGTGACCCGAAGCAAGCGATCTATGGATTTCGTGGCACCAATGCTTCGCTCATCGCTGGCGTGCTGTCCGCCATTGAAAGCTGGGGAGGGAAAATCGGGGAGTCGCTGACGATATCGCGTCGTTCGACGCCGGCGCTGGTGTCGCTGACAAATGCAGTGTTTGCGCCGGCGTTCTCCGAGGAATTGCCGCCTGAAGAAGTGAGTTGA
- a CDS encoding P-loop ATPase, Sll1717 family: MTDSGIPFRFKRHARIGEAGAELDDEFLFQSFVDVGDYDEIRNVKVPKRIIVGRTGSGKTALLRYLAHCEEHVVELEPNQLSLNFISNNDVIRFFEDLGVRLDPFYSLLWKHMLAVELIKRKYTLVTEEKTSNWLMSIMDSLRKKDQTKARALTYLKDWGDKFWIETEYRVKELTTKLASELNAELGGKGGGVSATIGSKGSLTEEQKKEIVHRGQKVVNDVQLKELADVIRFLDDDVFTDEQKPYYVTIDKLDEDWVDDTLRFKLIRSLIEAVKSFQRVRNVKIVVALRYDLLRRVFSATADAGFQEEKYEPLILRLRWNRGQIQKLLDQRVSAMVRQQYTARPVGLKELFPERVGRTFFLDYLMQRTAMRPRDAILFVNACLGLSEQASQVRVQSIYEAEREYSAGRLKALVYEWKNLFPSLELGLPLVEKTPIEFKIGSLDKTLVDRVIEALAGMQESGDPASDAAVTYMNSASASKHAVMAAVFRTYFDVGLVGLRFEGGSGTIWSTDNVNAPSPSQIKPNTKAQIHPMFYQALHTVFGVS; encoded by the coding sequence ATGACCGACAGCGGAATTCCATTTCGATTCAAACGTCATGCGCGCATCGGCGAAGCAGGCGCGGAACTTGACGACGAATTTTTGTTTCAAAGTTTTGTCGATGTCGGTGATTACGATGAAATTAGAAACGTAAAAGTGCCAAAGCGCATTATCGTGGGGCGTACGGGTAGCGGGAAGACGGCCTTGCTGCGCTATCTGGCTCATTGCGAAGAGCATGTTGTTGAACTCGAGCCAAATCAACTGTCATTGAATTTTATATCTAACAATGATGTAATTCGATTCTTCGAGGATTTGGGTGTTAGGCTCGATCCATTTTATTCGCTACTGTGGAAACACATGCTGGCTGTCGAATTGATCAAGCGGAAATACACGCTCGTCACTGAAGAAAAGACCAGCAACTGGCTTATGTCAATCATGGATTCGCTGCGCAAGAAGGATCAGACGAAGGCGCGCGCGCTTACCTATCTGAAGGACTGGGGCGACAAATTCTGGATTGAAACTGAATATCGAGTCAAAGAGCTTACGACCAAGCTAGCGTCTGAGCTCAATGCTGAACTGGGTGGGAAAGGTGGCGGAGTATCGGCAACAATCGGATCCAAAGGCTCCTTGACGGAAGAGCAGAAGAAAGAAATCGTTCATCGAGGGCAAAAGGTCGTCAACGACGTTCAGCTTAAGGAACTCGCTGATGTGATTCGCTTTCTCGACGATGATGTCTTCACAGACGAACAGAAGCCGTACTATGTCACGATAGACAAGCTTGATGAAGATTGGGTCGACGACACCTTGCGCTTCAAGCTTATTCGCTCGTTGATTGAGGCGGTGAAGAGCTTTCAAAGAGTGCGAAATGTCAAGATTGTTGTCGCGCTACGTTATGACCTTCTCCGGCGCGTTTTTTCTGCGACCGCCGATGCTGGATTCCAAGAGGAGAAATATGAGCCATTGATTCTCCGCTTACGCTGGAATCGAGGGCAGATCCAAAAGCTCCTAGATCAACGGGTTTCTGCCATGGTGCGTCAACAATATACAGCGCGTCCCGTGGGGTTGAAAGAACTTTTCCCGGAGCGGGTGGGGCGGACATTTTTCTTGGACTACCTGATGCAACGGACGGCGATGCGTCCAAGAGATGCGATCTTGTTTGTTAATGCGTGTTTGGGGCTCTCAGAGCAGGCTAGTCAGGTGCGCGTTCAATCGATTTACGAGGCGGAGCGGGAGTATTCGGCCGGCCGCCTTAAAGCACTGGTCTACGAATGGAAAAATTTATTTCCGTCGTTGGAATTAGGTTTGCCGCTGGTCGAGAAAACTCCTATCGAGTTCAAGATCGGTAGCTTGGATAAAACGCTGGTCGATAGAGTAATCGAGGCATTGGCGGGAATGCAGGAGTCTGGCGATCCTGCAAGTGACGCAGCGGTGACGTATATGAATTCTGCAAGTGCCAGCAAGCATGCGGTCATGGCCGCAGTATTCAGGACATATTTCGACGTCGGTCTCGTCGGATTACGCTTCGAGGGAGGGAGTGGCACGATTTGGTCGACTGACAATGTGAATGCTCCGTCTCCTAGTCAGATCAAACCTAATACGAAAGCACAGATTCATCCGATGTTTTACCAAGCACTTCACACGGTTTTCGGGGTATCGTAG
- a CDS encoding helix-turn-helix domain-containing protein gives MTIEEAAKYLFVSRAHINTLLAHGKLAEVLPRNPSGQLDIDVASVQEYRARRDAAARAWLDSQTEDEDNDPPGL, from the coding sequence ATGACCATTGAAGAAGCAGCAAAGTATCTCTTCGTGAGCCGCGCTCATATCAACACGCTGCTCGCCCACGGGAAGCTGGCCGAGGTTTTGCCCAGAAACCCTTCTGGTCAGCTCGACATCGACGTAGCTTCCGTACAAGAGTACCGAGCGAGAAGAGACGCTGCGGCGCGGGCGTGGCTGGATTCACAGACCGAAGACGAAGACAACGACCCGCCAGGACTTTGA
- a CDS encoding sensor domain-containing diguanylate cyclase, translating to MQPRSAAPYTVVVIGVVIACALMGLCVLQLLQSRGDALERARETSRNLGLIAERDIERNFELYDLSLQAVIHGLQRTDVMNSSASLRRAVLFDHAMTAQFLGSMLVLDAGGNIILDSANDVPRQGNFSDRKYFTVHRDNPNVGLYVSDPFASRLRGGSLSMVLSRRVSNPDGSFGGIALIAINLEYFRQLFAGLSLGQHGSMSLIGNDGIMVMRHPYDVHTIGRNISKAATFRRFQTAPEGSFSETASIDGVRRLYYFKHLPKLPLIIMVAEAEQDIYAGWRHRAVTIGALVATFGVAFIAVSVMLSMQLRRRMRAESELVLLARTDGLTGLNNRRSFGEVLDREWRRARRAHSVFSLLFVDVDRFKAYNDTYGHQAGDDALAAVARCIGGNIRRPADTAARYGGEEFVVLLPDTPQTGAAQIAERIRAAIDELALEHVGSEYGRVTASIGLACWAPEQDGEPSEVIKAADEALYYAKATGRNKVATFESVN from the coding sequence ATGCAACCCAGGTCGGCTGCCCCCTACACTGTCGTCGTCATTGGCGTTGTGATCGCCTGCGCGCTGATGGGCCTGTGCGTACTGCAGTTGTTACAGAGCCGCGGTGATGCGCTCGAGCGCGCCCGCGAAACGTCCCGCAATCTTGGTCTGATTGCCGAGCGCGACATCGAGCGCAACTTCGAACTCTACGACCTGTCGCTGCAGGCGGTGATCCACGGCCTGCAGCGCACGGACGTGATGAATTCTTCCGCGAGTTTACGGCGCGCCGTGCTGTTCGACCACGCGATGACGGCCCAATTTCTTGGTTCAATGCTGGTGCTCGACGCGGGCGGCAACATCATCCTGGATTCCGCCAACGACGTGCCGCGCCAAGGCAATTTTTCGGATCGGAAGTACTTCACCGTCCATCGCGACAATCCAAACGTAGGGCTTTACGTCAGCGACCCTTTCGCGTCGCGGTTGCGTGGCGGATCGCTCAGCATGGTGCTGTCGCGGCGGGTCTCGAACCCCGACGGCTCGTTTGGCGGCATCGCACTCATTGCGATCAACCTCGAATATTTCCGCCAGCTGTTTGCCGGCCTGTCGCTCGGGCAGCACGGCTCGATGTCGCTGATCGGCAATGACGGCATCATGGTGATGCGCCACCCGTACGACGTGCACACCATTGGGCGCAACATCAGCAAAGCCGCGACCTTCCGGCGATTCCAGACCGCGCCGGAGGGTTCCTTTTCGGAGACGGCGTCGATCGACGGAGTGCGCCGTCTCTACTACTTCAAACATCTACCGAAGCTACCGCTCATCATCATGGTCGCGGAGGCGGAACAAGACATTTACGCCGGCTGGCGGCACCGCGCCGTGACGATTGGCGCGCTCGTGGCCACGTTCGGCGTCGCCTTTATCGCGGTCTCCGTTATGCTCAGCATGCAACTGCGACGTCGCATGCGCGCCGAGTCCGAGCTCGTGTTGCTGGCGCGCACGGACGGGCTCACCGGCCTGAACAATCGACGCAGCTTCGGGGAAGTGCTGGACCGCGAGTGGCGCCGAGCACGCCGAGCACATTCGGTTTTCTCGCTGCTGTTCGTCGACGTCGATCGCTTCAAGGCTTACAACGATACCTACGGGCATCAGGCCGGCGATGATGCGCTAGCGGCCGTCGCGCGCTGCATCGGAGGGAACATCCGCCGCCCGGCCGATACCGCGGCCCGCTACGGCGGAGAGGAATTCGTCGTATTGCTCCCGGATACGCCGCAAACCGGCGCCGCGCAGATCGCCGAGCGCATTCGTGCGGCCATCGATGAGCTGGCACTCGAGCATGTCGGCAGCGAATACGGACGCGTCACGGCCAGTATTGGCCTGGCGTGCTGGGCACCCGAACAGGATGGCGAGCCGAGTGAGGTAATCAAGGCAGCGGACGAGGCGTTGTACTACGCGAAGGCAACCGGCCGGAACAAGGTCGCCACCTTCGAGTCCGTCAATTGA
- a CDS encoding DUF1488 family protein produces the protein MDAAELQPRVAPDGQSITFVLSSSGRNIDCRVAREVLEQHFWVQPDATETRILRAFADGRGRIVAMAERKMLSHGGERVVLTMDDFSNRR, from the coding sequence ATGGATGCAGCGGAGCTTCAACCCCGTGTCGCGCCGGACGGCCAAAGCATCACTTTCGTGCTGTCGAGCAGCGGTCGGAACATCGATTGCCGAGTGGCGCGCGAGGTGTTGGAGCAGCACTTCTGGGTGCAGCCCGACGCAACCGAGACGCGGATTCTACGAGCGTTTGCCGACGGGCGCGGACGCATTGTGGCCATGGCAGAGCGCAAGATGCTCTCGCACGGTGGTGAACGGGTTGTGCTGACGATGGATGACTTCAGCAACCGCCGATAA
- a CDS encoding nuclease-related domain-containing protein, with product MTIEVYCGDPEAPSNAAEQRVLAKIVDILQRREESAIVLFNVRCEERECDILVSTLVTTLVIEVKHYLQPVVGGLFDAHWTARRTGERRKNPCLQVRHTMHALKDTLRRYAGQDPGYPRCAVLFDGGIPHDSEVPRSTDRIAIIDDSGLEDLLAWPLIERGDTRRWPLALLRAWAVERGMVPVGESLSGLPAPREAQPVVIDLMPSIQPAPPQLVVQPRPERQPRRGVKLTVAALLAMIVIGPWCWSRLHPAATTQTTQRPSKRGVPPQRHYRHSVAAVKAPTAPSPSAPPIARPVTTIESPPPSVGPLPPCPTGIDRLGCVPDSATLRQLRGG from the coding sequence ATGACCATCGAGGTTTACTGCGGCGACCCAGAGGCACCGTCCAACGCGGCCGAGCAGCGCGTACTTGCCAAGATTGTCGACATTCTGCAGCGGCGCGAAGAGTCTGCCATCGTGCTATTCAACGTCCGATGTGAGGAGCGCGAATGCGACATTCTGGTCAGCACGTTGGTTACGACACTCGTCATTGAAGTGAAACACTACCTGCAGCCCGTGGTAGGCGGCCTGTTTGACGCACACTGGACTGCCCGTCGCACCGGCGAGCGCCGGAAAAACCCTTGTCTTCAGGTACGTCATACGATGCATGCGCTGAAGGACACGCTGCGCCGCTATGCCGGTCAGGATCCCGGTTACCCACGTTGTGCGGTTCTATTCGACGGCGGCATTCCGCATGACTCGGAGGTGCCGCGCAGCACGGACCGTATCGCGATCATCGACGATAGCGGTCTCGAGGACCTGCTCGCTTGGCCGCTTATCGAGCGGGGTGACACCCGCCGATGGCCCCTCGCACTCTTACGGGCGTGGGCTGTCGAACGTGGCATGGTCCCGGTCGGCGAGTCGCTGTCTGGCTTGCCTGCCCCACGTGAGGCTCAACCGGTCGTGATCGACCTGATGCCCTCTATCCAACCGGCACCGCCCCAGTTGGTTGTTCAGCCGCGGCCGGAGCGCCAACCGCGGCGAGGAGTCAAGCTGACGGTTGCAGCCCTGCTTGCGATGATTGTTATCGGCCCGTGGTGCTGGTCACGCCTACATCCCGCCGCAACCACGCAGACCACGCAGCGCCCCAGTAAACGTGGAGTGCCACCGCAGCGCCATTATCGACATTCGGTCGCAGCAGTGAAAGCGCCCACCGCCCCGAGCCCCTCAGCGCCTCCGATTGCCCGGCCGGTTACCACAATCGAATCACCGCCCCCCAGTGTAGGGCCTCTGCCCCCATGCCCGACTGGCATTGACCGGCTTGGGTGCGTACCAGATAGCGCAACGCTACGGCAGCTCCGTGGTGGTTAA
- the tnpA gene encoding IS66-like element accessory protein TnpA, which produces MAEIVDSKCEAPGKRPNFAREFKRQLVEQTFEPGASVSLVARRNDINTNLLFRWRRQYLQGAFGAPRPGPARQEPDGDVASLLPVSIVPEAEASMPVREAVSEDACEIEFDRARLRIRGNVSPDMLRLLIRELSR; this is translated from the coding sequence GTGGCCGAGATTGTGGATAGCAAGTGCGAGGCACCGGGCAAGCGCCCCAACTTTGCGCGCGAATTCAAACGACAGCTGGTCGAACAGACGTTCGAGCCCGGGGCGTCTGTATCGCTGGTCGCGCGTCGCAACGACATAAACACCAATCTGCTGTTCAGATGGCGTCGCCAGTATCTTCAGGGTGCATTTGGGGCGCCGCGTCCGGGGCCTGCCAGACAGGAACCCGATGGTGACGTTGCATCGTTACTTCCAGTCAGCATTGTCCCGGAAGCCGAGGCCTCGATGCCGGTCCGCGAAGCCGTGTCGGAGGACGCCTGCGAGATCGAATTTGACCGTGCACGTTTGCGCATTCGCGGTAACGTGTCGCCGGATATGCTGCGGCTGCTGATTCGGGAGCTGTCCCGATGA
- the tnpB gene encoding IS66 family insertion sequence element accessory protein TnpB (TnpB, as the term is used for proteins encoded by IS66 family insertion elements, is considered an accessory protein, since TnpC, encoded by a neighboring gene, is a DDE family transposase.), translating to MIGLPAGTRIWIAAGVTDMRSGFPALAAKVQAALEENPLGGDVFIFRGRRGDLVKILWATDDGLWLLAKRLSRGRFIWPQADGGKIYLTSAQLSMLLEGIDWRQPRRTAALSML from the coding sequence ATGATCGGCCTGCCGGCTGGCACTCGCATCTGGATCGCCGCAGGCGTCACCGACATGCGCAGTGGTTTCCCGGCTCTTGCCGCGAAGGTGCAAGCGGCACTCGAAGAGAATCCGCTCGGCGGCGACGTGTTCATTTTTCGGGGACGTCGCGGCGATCTCGTAAAAATTCTATGGGCAACCGATGACGGACTATGGCTTCTCGCGAAGCGGCTTTCGCGTGGGCGGTTTATTTGGCCCCAGGCGGATGGCGGCAAGATCTATCTGACGTCTGCGCAGCTGTCGATGTTGCTGGAAGGCATCGATTGGCGACAGCCCCGTCGCACGGCCGCATTGTCGATGTTGTAA
- the tnpC gene encoding IS66 family transposase, translating to MPDHAPLPDTIAELHALVLEQQASIAKMRQEIAERDREIVERDQELERLKAQIDKLRRMHFGRKSEQVDRQIDRLETQLEDLAAGSGVADVRRARARASSSGASAASAKEALAPHLPREERELEPDSICPKCNNAMELLGEDVSEQLARVTAMFKVIRTIRRKRICAGCGHIAQPPMPGLPIERSIAHPSLLAEIIVAKYANHTPLYRQSEIAARDGVRLDRATMARWVGQCEELCRLLTEALRRYTMATAKLHADDTPIPVLAPGNKKTKTGRLWVYVRDDRRSGSRDPAAVWFAYSPDRKGIHPQTHLAGFKGVLQGDGYAGFNELTESGKVRLAFCWDHARRYVFNVHETAPSETTKQWLDMIGEFYGIEADIRGKPPDERRRVRQEKSSPLLAALETSMREKLATLWPKAPLVEAINYSLNRWDGLTMFCDDGRVEISNVLAENALRCVALGRRNFMFAGSDSGGERAAAMYSLIGSCKLNGINPRAYLEYVLTHIADHQANRIDELLPWNVAKHLLPSTPSSG from the coding sequence ATGCCCGATCATGCGCCGCTTCCGGACACCATTGCCGAGCTCCACGCCCTGGTGCTCGAACAGCAGGCATCGATCGCTAAGATGCGCCAGGAGATCGCCGAACGCGACCGGGAGATTGTTGAACGGGACCAGGAGCTCGAGCGCCTGAAGGCGCAAATCGACAAGCTCAGGCGCATGCACTTCGGTCGCAAATCCGAGCAAGTAGACCGGCAGATCGATCGGCTCGAAACCCAACTTGAGGATCTGGCAGCGGGTAGCGGCGTTGCCGATGTTCGCCGTGCACGCGCTCGTGCATCGAGCTCAGGCGCGTCTGCGGCATCCGCGAAGGAAGCCTTGGCGCCCCATCTGCCACGCGAAGAGCGCGAGCTCGAGCCCGATTCCATCTGCCCGAAGTGCAACAACGCCATGGAGTTGCTCGGCGAGGATGTGTCTGAGCAGCTCGCGCGCGTCACGGCGATGTTCAAGGTCATCCGCACGATCCGTCGCAAGCGGATCTGCGCCGGTTGCGGCCATATCGCGCAACCTCCCATGCCGGGGCTGCCGATCGAGCGCAGCATCGCGCATCCGAGCTTGCTGGCCGAGATCATCGTTGCCAAGTATGCAAATCACACGCCGCTGTATCGGCAATCCGAGATCGCGGCTCGCGATGGCGTACGTCTCGATCGGGCCACCATGGCACGCTGGGTCGGGCAATGCGAAGAACTCTGTCGGCTGCTGACTGAAGCCCTGCGGCGCTACACCATGGCGACTGCGAAGCTCCACGCGGACGACACACCGATCCCGGTGCTCGCGCCCGGCAACAAGAAAACCAAAACTGGTCGGTTGTGGGTCTACGTGCGCGATGATCGACGCTCAGGTTCGCGCGACCCCGCTGCTGTCTGGTTCGCGTACTCGCCGGACCGCAAAGGCATCCATCCTCAGACCCATCTTGCCGGATTCAAAGGCGTCCTTCAGGGGGACGGCTATGCCGGCTTCAACGAGTTGACCGAAAGCGGCAAAGTTCGTCTGGCATTTTGCTGGGATCATGCGCGCCGATACGTATTCAACGTGCATGAGACAGCCCCGTCGGAAACCACGAAGCAATGGCTCGACATGATTGGCGAGTTCTACGGAATCGAGGCTGATATCCGCGGCAAACCACCCGACGAGCGGCGACGCGTCAGGCAGGAAAAGAGCAGCCCGTTGCTCGCGGCCCTCGAGACGTCGATGAGGGAGAAACTCGCGACTCTTTGGCCGAAGGCACCCCTGGTCGAAGCGATCAACTACTCTCTGAACCGCTGGGACGGCCTCACAATGTTCTGTGACGACGGCCGCGTCGAGATCAGCAACGTGCTCGCAGAAAATGCTTTGCGCTGCGTGGCCCTCGGCCGACGCAATTTCATGTTCGCTGGCTCTGACAGCGGTGGCGAGCGAGCCGCCGCAATGTATAGCTTGATCGGCTCGTGCAAGTTGAATGGCATCAACCCACGCGCCTACCTGGAATATGTACTTACGCACATTGCCGATCACCAGGCCAACCGCATCGACGAACTGTTGCCCTGGAACGTCGCGAAGCACCTGCTTCCATCTACACCTTCATCGGGTTGA